In a genomic window of Hippoglossus stenolepis isolate QCI-W04-F060 chromosome 17, HSTE1.2, whole genome shotgun sequence:
- the tent5bb gene encoding terminal nucleotidyltransferase 5Bb — protein MSSVDASEQVRRVSVLSWDQVRRLDAILGESVPIHGRGNFPTLSVQPRHIVQVVRARLEERGVEVRDVKLNGSAASHVLHPDNGLGYKDLDLIFGLNLTDDKTFRVVKDVVLDCLVDFLPEGVSRDRMTALTLKEAYVQKLVKVCNDTDRWSLISLSNNTGKNVELKFVDSLRRQFEFSVDSFQITLDSLLLFDRCSETAMSETFHPTVQGESMYGDFEEALGHLCSQTIATRSPEEIRGGGLLKYCHLLVRGFRPSSETQMKQMQRYMCSRFFIDFPDICEQQRKLEGYLQNHFTGMENKRYAYLVTLRLVVDESTVCLMGHERRQTLALISALALRVMAEQNAIPALSNITCYYQPAPYVRDVNFSNYYIAQVQSPMATFSNSYQTWLPCS, from the exons ATGTCCTCCGTTGATGCCTCGGAGCAGGTTCGGCGGGTCAGCGTGCTGTCCTGGGATCAGGTGCGGCGTCTCGACGCCATCCTGGGGGAGAGCGTCCCGATCCACGGCCGCGGAAACTTCCCCACGCTGTCCGTGCAGCCCCGGCACATCGTCCAG GTGGTCAGGGCTCGACTGGAGGAGCGGGGCGTGGAGGTCCGGGACGTGAAGCTGAATGGCTCGGCAGCCAGCCATGTGCTGCACCCGGACAATGGTCTTGGCTACAAAGACCTGGACCTGATCTTTGGCCTAAATCTAACTGATGACAAAACCTTCCGGGTGGTGAAAGATGTGGTGCTAGACTGCCTGGTGGACTTCTTGCCTGAAGGGGTGAGCAGGGACCGAATGACAGCCCTCACCCTGAAGGAGGCGTATGTGCAGAAACTGGTGAAAGTTTGCAATGACACAGACCGTTGGAGCCTCATCTCACTGTCCAACAACACCGGCAAGAACGTGGAGCTAAAGTTTGTAGACTCCCTGAGACGACAGTTTGAGTTCAGTGTTGATTCCTTCCAGATCACTCTGGACTCATTGCTGCTCTTTGACCGCTGCTCAGAGACGGCCATGTCTGAGACCTTCCACCCCACAGTGCAGGGGGAGAGCATGTATGGAGACTTTGAGGAGGCTCTGGGTCACCTTTGCTCCCAGACTATCGCCACCCGCAGCCCAGAAGAGATCAGAGGCGGTGGGCTGCTCAAGTACTGTCACTTGCTGGTGCGCGGCTTTCGGCCGTCCTCTGAGACGCAGATGAAACAGATGCAGCGCTACATGTGCTCGCGCTTCTTCATTGACTTCCCTGACATatgtgagcagcagaggaaacttGAGGGCTATCTGCAGAACCACTTTACGGGCATGGAGAACAAGCGCTATGCGTACCTGGTGACGCTGAGACTAGTGGTGGACGAGAGCACTGTGTGTCTGATGGGCCATGAGCGCAGACAGACGCTGGCCCTTATTTCCGCCCTGGCACTGCGTGTAATGGCAGAACAGAATGCTATCCCTGCTCTGTCCAACATCACCTGCTACTACCAGCCAGCTCCCTATGTCAGAGACGTCAACTTCAGCAATTACTATATAGCACAAGTTCAGTCCCCCATGGCCACATTCAGTAACTCTTATCAAACGTGGTTGCCTTGCAGCTGA